In Desulfarculaceae bacterium, the following are encoded in one genomic region:
- a CDS encoding corrinoid protein — MADLNAIKEAVGKGKRKEIAGLVQTALDDGANPQEIINDYMIEAMKEVGARFEAKKIFVPEMMIAARTMQTGLDVIKPLLDAQGAQKETVGTVVIGTVFGDLHDIGKNLVVLMLESSGFAVHNIGENVPPESFVEKARELGADVVGLSSLLTTGDPHVKATVQALKESDLGGKVKVVCGGAAVTAKFAVDTCGADGHATDAVDAVKTIQKLMGLS, encoded by the coding sequence GTGGCAGACCTGAACGCTATCAAAGAGGCAGTGGGCAAGGGCAAACGCAAGGAGATCGCCGGGCTGGTGCAGACCGCCCTGGACGACGGCGCCAATCCCCAGGAGATCATTAACGACTACATGATCGAGGCCATGAAAGAAGTGGGCGCCCGCTTCGAGGCCAAGAAGATCTTCGTGCCCGAGATGATGATCGCCGCCCGCACCATGCAGACCGGCCTGGACGTGATCAAGCCCCTGCTGGACGCCCAGGGCGCCCAGAAGGAGACCGTGGGCACCGTGGTCATCGGCACCGTGTTCGGCGATTTGCACGACATCGGCAAGAACCTGGTGGTTCTTATGCTGGAAAGCTCGGGCTTCGCGGTGCACAATATCGGTGAGAACGTGCCGCCCGAGAGCTTCGTGGAAAAGGCCCGTGAGCTGGGCGCCGACGTGGTGGGGCTCTCCAGCCTGCTCACCACCGGCGACCCGCACGTCAAGGCCACGGTCCAGGCTCTCAAGGAGTCCGACCTGGGCGGCAAGGTCAAGGTGGTCTGCGGCGGCGCGGCGGTGACCGCCAAGTTCGCGGTGGACACCTGCGGGGCCGACGGTCACGCCACCGACGCGGTGGACGCGGTAAAGACGATCCAGAAGCTAATGGGACTGAGCTAG
- a CDS encoding DUF4445 domain-containing protein gives MPPDLQPEIIFEPANQSAPARPEQNLLQAAQAAGVGLEAPCGGKGLCGKCRVRPEGEATPPTPGEKALLGPRLAEGLRLACQCALPGGGTVFVPPESRRGEAVILTSGRAEGLEVEPAITSHELSLSAPSLEAPEAARERLFAALAQACGHGPEGGFELPMGLMRALPGLLAESHGRLSAYLRHGREVVALRPAGAPPALGLAVDLGTTTMVAYLCDLSDGQLLSVSAALNPQGHWGADVISRISACQGDPQALEEMSAAAVKSLNQLARDACAQAGADVGRILECVMVGNSAMHHIFLRLDPAGLAQAPYAPLARRPVELKARELGLKLAPEAWLHWLPLKAGFVGADIVAAALAVGADRLEEPTLILDLGTNGEMVLAAHGQMLACSTAAGPALEGGHIGQGMRGAPGAVERARLADTGGLPLELAVIEGAAPIGFCGSGLVSVLSCLLEAGALGESGRFDQERTGEHLRKGERGPEYLAAKAESTGHGQALVLSAADVAELQLAKAAIRAGAEVLMKQMGVAKLERVLLAGAFGNYLDPAEARRLGMFPEVPAAAIEGVGNAAGVGAVMALLSTRQRRRALELSEAMGYVELSGHPLFNDLFVDNIPFPPA, from the coding sequence ATGCCTCCTGATCTTCAGCCTGAGATAATTTTCGAGCCCGCCAACCAGAGCGCCCCGGCCCGGCCGGAGCAGAACCTGCTGCAAGCGGCCCAGGCCGCCGGCGTGGGACTGGAAGCGCCCTGCGGCGGCAAGGGGCTCTGCGGCAAGTGCCGGGTGCGCCCCGAGGGCGAGGCCACCCCGCCCACCCCGGGGGAAAAGGCCCTGTTAGGCCCGCGCCTGGCCGAGGGCCTGCGCCTGGCCTGCCAGTGCGCCCTGCCCGGCGGGGGCACGGTGTTCGTGCCGCCGGAGAGCCGCCGGGGCGAGGCGGTGATCCTCACCAGCGGCCGCGCCGAGGGCCTGGAGGTGGAGCCCGCCATCACCAGCCACGAGCTGAGCCTGAGCGCCCCCAGCCTGGAAGCGCCCGAGGCGGCCCGCGAGCGCCTCTTCGCGGCCCTGGCCCAGGCCTGCGGCCATGGGCCCGAGGGCGGCTTCGAGCTGCCCATGGGCCTGATGCGCGCCCTGCCCGGCCTGCTGGCCGAGAGCCACGGCCGCCTTAGCGCGTACTTGCGCCACGGCCGCGAGGTGGTGGCGCTGCGCCCGGCCGGGGCCCCGCCCGCCCTGGGCCTGGCCGTGGACCTGGGCACCACCACCATGGTGGCCTATCTCTGCGACCTGAGCGACGGCCAGCTATTGTCGGTGAGCGCGGCCCTGAACCCGCAAGGCCACTGGGGCGCGGACGTGATCAGCCGCATCTCCGCCTGCCAGGGCGACCCCCAGGCCCTGGAAGAGATGAGCGCGGCGGCGGTGAAGAGCCTAAATCAGCTGGCCCGCGACGCCTGCGCCCAGGCCGGGGCCGATGTGGGGCGCATCCTGGAATGCGTCATGGTGGGAAACTCGGCCATGCACCACATCTTCCTGCGCCTGGACCCCGCCGGTCTGGCCCAGGCGCCCTACGCCCCTCTGGCCCGGCGGCCGGTGGAGCTCAAGGCGCGGGAGCTGGGCCTGAAACTGGCCCCCGAGGCCTGGTTGCACTGGCTGCCGCTCAAGGCCGGTTTCGTGGGCGCGGACATCGTGGCCGCCGCCCTGGCCGTGGGCGCGGACCGGCTGGAGGAGCCCACCCTCATCCTGGACCTGGGCACCAACGGCGAGATGGTCCTGGCCGCCCACGGCCAGATGCTGGCCTGCTCCACGGCAGCGGGCCCGGCCCTGGAGGGCGGGCATATCGGCCAGGGCATGCGCGGCGCTCCCGGCGCGGTGGAGCGCGCCCGCCTGGCGGACACCGGCGGCCTGCCCCTGGAGCTGGCGGTGATCGAAGGCGCGGCGCCTATCGGCTTCTGCGGCTCGGGCCTGGTGTCTGTGCTCAGCTGCCTGCTGGAGGCCGGGGCCTTGGGAGAGTCGGGCCGCTTCGACCAGGAGCGCACCGGGGAGCACCTGCGCAAGGGCGAACGGGGCCCGGAGTACCTGGCCGCCAAGGCCGAGAGCACCGGCCACGGCCAAGCCCTGGTGCTCAGCGCGGCGGACGTGGCCGAGCTGCAACTGGCCAAGGCGGCCATCCGGGCCGGGGCCGAGGTGCTCATGAAGCAGATGGGCGTGGCCAAGCTGGAGCGGGTGTTGTTGGCCGGGGCTTTCGGCAACTATCTGGACCCGGCCGAGGCGCGCCGCCTGGGCATGTTCCCCGAGGTGCCGGCGGCGGCCATCGAGGGCGTGGGCAACGCCGCCGGAGTGGGCGCGGTGATGGCCCTGCTCAGCACCCGCCAGCGCCGCCGGGCCCTGGAGCTATCCGAGGCCATGGGCTACGTGGAGCTGTCGGGCCACCCCTTGTTCAACGACCTGTTCGTGGACAACATTCCCTTCCCCCCGGCCTGA
- a CDS encoding GAK system XXXCH domain-containing protein, whose protein sequence is MPNDPNKKKAKHAFSREEAVEYLRRLADQLEDGSIQVSNEEMEFEGLIKVKEELKTKKGKTSVKVQFKVSTQEVLHQDEAAEAPEGGELSVSEPAPEENQADEVLEPGEQPSSYKKLKKLMGKRFKEIGKALAEGGQVSPAEVALFCDNCLHMISFQDEDKGAAMYPQFEAAAQALRVAGESGDPAAIKEAYDLLDAQKKACHKEFK, encoded by the coding sequence ATGCCGAACGATCCCAACAAGAAAAAGGCCAAGCACGCCTTTAGCCGCGAGGAAGCGGTGGAGTATCTGCGCCGTCTGGCCGACCAGCTGGAGGACGGCTCCATCCAGGTGAGCAACGAGGAGATGGAGTTCGAGGGCCTGATCAAGGTCAAGGAAGAGCTCAAGACCAAAAAGGGCAAGACCTCGGTGAAGGTGCAGTTCAAGGTCTCCACCCAGGAGGTTCTCCACCAGGACGAGGCCGCCGAGGCCCCGGAAGGCGGCGAGCTGTCGGTGAGCGAGCCCGCGCCCGAGGAAAACCAGGCCGACGAGGTGCTGGAGCCCGGCGAGCAGCCTTCTTCCTACAAGAAGCTCAAGAAGCTCATGGGCAAGCGCTTCAAGGAGATCGGTAAGGCCCTGGCCGAGGGCGGCCAGGTCAGCCCGGCCGAGGTCGCGCTGTTCTGCGACAACTGCCTGCACATGATCAGCTTCCAGGACGAGGACAAAGGCGCGGCCATGTATCCCCAGTTCGAGGCCGCGGCCCAGGCCCTCCGGGTGGCCGGCGAGAGCGGCGACCCGGCGGCGATCAAGGAGGCCTACGACCTCTTGGACGCCCAGAAAAAAGCCTGCCACAAGGAATTCAAGTAG
- a CDS encoding amphi-Trp domain-containing protein, producing the protein MGKNEISYKAGLGASQALGHLEDLVRKLKAGSVCLQVGGEHVSLTLDSGAPLELSLSASQKKGKNRLSLELSWKDLQRGEGAVPAMVISSEPPAPEPSPAPAAPAREPAAPKAAKPAAAPKTAAPKTKRAASPKRAAAKKSTRKKAASAKTK; encoded by the coding sequence ATGGGCAAGAATGAAATCTCCTACAAGGCGGGCCTCGGCGCCTCCCAGGCCCTGGGCCATTTGGAGGACTTGGTGCGGAAGCTCAAGGCCGGCTCGGTGTGCCTGCAAGTGGGCGGGGAGCACGTGAGCCTGACCTTGGATTCCGGCGCGCCCCTGGAGCTGAGCCTCAGCGCCTCGCAAAAAAAGGGCAAGAACCGCCTGTCCCTGGAGCTGAGCTGGAAAGACCTGCAACGCGGCGAGGGGGCCGTGCCCGCCATGGTCATCAGCAGCGAGCCCCCGGCCCCGGAGCCGTCTCCCGCGCCCGCCGCGCCGGCCCGGGAGCCTGCGGCTCCCAAGGCCGCCAAGCCCGCCGCGGCCCCAAAGACCGCCGCGCCCAAAACCAAACGAGCCGCCTCGCCCAAGAGGGCCGCTGCCAAGAAAAGCACCCGCAAAAAGGCCGCAAGCGCCAAAACCAAGTGA
- a CDS encoding GAK system CofD-like protein produces the protein MTRDKAIHVTRRVPLPDPRKLARLERAPELGPNILFFSGGSALGPLCRVLVRYTHNSTHLITPFDSGGSSATLRKAFNMPAVGDLRNRMMALADRTVWGNPEVGRLFATRLDKGASPEELRRKLTALVEGSDPLVADIPDPMRKIVRSHLGFAAEALPEDFDLRGASLGNLVLVGGYLNQGRHLDPVIYMFSKLALVRGTVRPVVSQDLQLAARLADGSLVVGQHLLTGREVPPLASPIRELYLSGSDGSPVEAPLIRDKVRGLIEQAELICYPMGSFYSSLVANLLPAGVREAISANACPKVYVPSTGRDPEVVEPSVAFQTAELLRYLRQGQDIPAGELLHYVLVDRDQGVYPGGVDAEAVEALGVRLVDAPLVNPQDPERLDPEALAGVLASLV, from the coding sequence GTGACCCGCGACAAGGCCATCCACGTCACCCGCCGGGTGCCCCTGCCCGACCCTCGCAAGCTGGCCCGTTTGGAGCGCGCCCCGGAGCTGGGGCCCAACATCCTGTTCTTCAGCGGAGGCAGCGCGCTGGGCCCCCTGTGCCGGGTGCTGGTGCGCTACACCCATAACAGCACCCATCTGATCACGCCCTTTGACTCGGGCGGTTCCTCGGCCACCCTGCGCAAGGCCTTCAACATGCCGGCGGTGGGCGATCTTCGCAACCGCATGATGGCCTTGGCCGACCGCACGGTGTGGGGCAACCCCGAGGTGGGGCGGCTGTTCGCCACCCGCCTGGACAAGGGCGCCTCGCCGGAGGAGCTGCGCCGCAAGCTGACCGCCCTGGTGGAGGGCTCCGACCCCCTGGTGGCCGACATCCCCGACCCCATGCGCAAGATCGTGCGCAGCCACCTGGGTTTCGCGGCCGAGGCCCTGCCCGAAGACTTCGACCTGCGCGGGGCCAGCCTGGGCAATCTGGTGCTGGTGGGCGGCTACCTCAATCAGGGCCGTCATCTTGACCCGGTGATCTACATGTTCTCCAAGCTGGCCCTGGTGCGGGGCACGGTGCGCCCGGTGGTCAGCCAGGATCTGCAACTGGCCGCTCGCCTGGCCGACGGCTCCCTGGTGGTGGGCCAGCATCTGCTCACCGGCCGCGAGGTGCCTCCGCTGGCCTCGCCCATCCGCGAGCTTTACTTGAGCGGCAGCGACGGCAGCCCGGTGGAGGCTCCCCTGATCCGGGACAAGGTGCGCGGCCTCATCGAGCAGGCCGAGCTGATCTGCTACCCCATGGGCAGCTTCTACTCCAGCCTGGTGGCCAACCTGCTGCCCGCCGGGGTGCGCGAGGCCATCTCGGCCAACGCCTGCCCCAAGGTCTATGTGCCCAGCACCGGGCGCGACCCCGAGGTGGTTGAGCCCAGCGTGGCCTTCCAGACCGCCGAGCTGCTGCGTTACCTGCGCCAGGGGCAAGACATCCCGGCGGGCGAGCTGTTGCATTACGTGCTGGTGGACCGGGACCAAGGCGTGTACCCCGGCGGGGTGGATGCCGAGGCGGTCGAGGCCCTGGGCGTGCGGCTGGTGGACGCCCCCTTGGTGAACCCGCAAGACCCGGAGCGCCTGGACCCCGAGGCCCTGGCCGGAGTGTTGGCCTCTTTGGTGTGA
- a CDS encoding HprK-related kinase B, which yields MSLFRSVAEMATRLSDELPPEHDLGLSLAGWEMRVASNSLALIEELKDYFGPFVAPVAQGALCITALETAPLDTGLALQQKQPDPGKKKIKEEWADLADGRVVRKRLTGMIFAFGKEVHLAVGPCLANSNQVVNFINSRMIQLELDQGALLAHAAGVCRPGGGGLGLAGFSGMGKSTLALHLMSLGATFISNDRLLVRRREGRARMTGVPKLPRINPGTALNNPDLTGVIPVSEREQFAELTGSEIWDLEHKYDVNVAECFGPDRFKLSGPLDALALLNWQREGGPLDMRLVDLAARPDLLAAFKKDWGLFFLSNGNEPDHSDRAYLEALSGVRVYELGGGVDFLGAASRLYDALGETA from the coding sequence ATGAGCCTCTTTCGCAGCGTGGCCGAGATGGCCACCCGCCTGAGCGACGAGCTTCCCCCGGAGCATGACCTGGGCCTGTCCCTGGCCGGCTGGGAGATGCGGGTGGCAAGCAACAGCCTCGCCCTGATCGAGGAGCTCAAGGACTATTTCGGCCCCTTCGTGGCCCCGGTGGCGCAGGGAGCCTTGTGCATCACCGCCCTGGAGACCGCGCCCCTAGACACCGGCCTGGCCTTGCAGCAAAAGCAGCCCGACCCGGGCAAGAAGAAGATCAAGGAAGAATGGGCCGATCTGGCCGACGGCCGGGTGGTCAGGAAACGCCTCACCGGCATGATCTTCGCCTTTGGCAAGGAGGTGCATCTGGCGGTGGGGCCCTGCCTGGCCAACAGCAACCAGGTGGTCAACTTCATCAACAGCCGCATGATCCAGCTGGAGCTGGACCAGGGCGCCCTGTTGGCCCACGCCGCCGGGGTGTGCCGCCCGGGGGGCGGCGGCCTGGGGCTGGCCGGTTTCTCGGGCATGGGCAAGTCCACCCTGGCCCTGCACCTGATGAGCCTAGGCGCCACCTTCATCTCCAACGATCGCCTGCTGGTGCGCCGCCGGGAGGGCAGGGCGCGGATGACCGGAGTGCCCAAGCTGCCCCGCATCAATCCGGGCACCGCCCTGAACAACCCCGACCTGACCGGTGTGATCCCGGTGAGCGAGCGGGAGCAGTTCGCCGAGCTGACCGGCAGCGAGATCTGGGATTTGGAGCACAAGTACGACGTGAATGTGGCCGAGTGCTTCGGCCCGGACCGCTTCAAGCTCAGCGGCCCCCTGGACGCCCTAGCCCTGCTCAACTGGCAACGCGAGGGCGGGCCCCTGGATATGCGCCTGGTCGACCTGGCCGCGCGGCCCGACCTGCTGGCCGCTTTTAAAAAAGACTGGGGCCTGTTCTTCCTGAGCAATGGCAACGAGCCAGACCACTCGGACCGGGCCTATCTGGAGGCCCTGAGCGGAGTGAGAGTCTACGAGCTCGGCGGCGGGGTGGACTTCCTGGGCGCGGCCTCGCGGCTCTACGACGCCCTGGGTGAGACGGCGTGA
- a CDS encoding GAK system ATP-grasp enzyme: MTAVTAQLKIAVVGLPGGWSSERLADALAERTGFRLLVDLGQVSCDLSTGKAWCQDVELTALDGLAVKKVGPAYSPELLDRLELLRFIEAQGVRIFSRPSKIIAVLNRLTCTVSLAAAGIPLPPTVVTEDVEQAARAIEGFGPSVLKPLYTSKARGMALIDPANGVREDLANFKASGNQIIYAQKRLELPGQDLGLVFLGGEYLATYARVGSRDSWNTTHRAGGRYAAYQPEPAVIEMASKAQAIFGLDFTSVDVAETADGPVVFEVSAFGGFRGLLEGCGIDAAAAYADHIGKELGA, from the coding sequence ATGACGGCAGTGACGGCACAGTTGAAAATCGCGGTGGTGGGGTTGCCCGGAGGCTGGTCCAGCGAACGTCTGGCCGACGCCCTGGCCGAGCGCACCGGCTTTCGCCTGCTGGTGGATTTGGGCCAGGTCTCCTGCGACCTGAGCACCGGCAAGGCCTGGTGCCAGGACGTGGAGCTCACCGCCCTGGACGGCCTGGCGGTCAAAAAGGTGGGCCCGGCCTACAGCCCGGAGCTTCTGGACCGCCTGGAGCTGCTGCGCTTCATCGAGGCCCAGGGGGTGCGCATCTTCTCCCGGCCCTCCAAGATCATCGCGGTGCTCAACCGCCTCACCTGCACGGTCAGCCTGGCCGCGGCGGGCATCCCCCTGCCGCCCACCGTGGTCACCGAGGACGTGGAGCAGGCGGCCCGGGCCATCGAGGGCTTCGGCCCCAGCGTGCTCAAGCCGCTCTACACCTCCAAGGCGCGGGGCATGGCGCTCATCGACCCGGCCAACGGGGTGCGCGAGGACCTGGCCAACTTCAAGGCCTCGGGCAACCAGATCATCTACGCCCAGAAGCGCCTGGAGCTGCCGGGCCAGGACCTGGGCCTGGTCTTCCTGGGCGGCGAGTATCTGGCCACCTACGCCCGGGTGGGCAGCCGCGACTCCTGGAACACCACCCACCGCGCCGGAGGCCGCTACGCCGCCTACCAGCCCGAACCGGCGGTGATCGAGATGGCGAGCAAGGCCCAGGCAATCTTCGGCCTGGATTTCACCAGCGTGGACGTGGCCGAAACCGCCGATGGCCCGGTGGTCTTTGAGGTATCGGCCTTCGGCGGCTTCCGGGGCCTCTTGGAGGGCTGCGGCATCGACGCGGCTGCGGCCTACGCCGATCACATCGGCAAGGAGCTGGGCGCATGA
- a CDS encoding phosphotransferase, producing the protein MSTLDELRENFRFMVSAVTSQVEQTLKFLQAPSHRGMDKIASGDDYIDTLKSLIEEKTFTLLMTPQGMSKQQVALLRSMNTITSNLERMADFAVNIPRQMNHLSVASFVGGFGFEEMFQEVLSGLSHIVRAVERHDASLAFRICQCEFNLDNLHQERFARVLSELRDGGEPGDLVTALFISNYLERMGDSLLNIGEAILFSVMGEKMKIHQYRALTDGLGASGEKPPISQVEFESIWGTRSGCRIGVTRKPSEEAARPVLFKHGNLAKLSSEKENTERWDKIIPGLPPKIWEFQPDGEGNASVLMEYLTGCTLQDMVLNAQEEDLGNALFLLEETLGHAWSVTRKPEPVSADFVGQLRRRQDAVFRMHPELDTGQLGIGDLPLHSFGSRLGMLEEATEGLIAPFSVLIHGDLNLNNIIYSGDQERIHFIDLHRSRETDYAQDVSVFLVSNFRLPVFQREMRARVEAAIEAFLRFARKFAQLTGDETFQARLTLGLARSLFSSTRFEMNRRFARDMFLRSVYLMEKLLQHQGQPWAEFRYPEKALIY; encoded by the coding sequence ATGAGCACACTGGACGAGCTCAGGGAAAACTTCCGCTTCATGGTCAGCGCGGTCACCTCCCAGGTGGAGCAGACCCTGAAGTTCCTGCAAGCCCCCTCCCACCGGGGCATGGACAAGATCGCCTCGGGCGACGACTACATCGACACCCTCAAGAGCCTTATCGAGGAAAAGACCTTCACCCTGCTCATGACCCCCCAGGGCATGAGCAAGCAGCAGGTGGCCCTACTTCGCTCCATGAACACCATCACCAGCAACCTGGAGCGCATGGCCGACTTCGCGGTGAACATCCCCCGCCAGATGAACCACCTCTCGGTGGCGTCCTTTGTGGGGGGCTTCGGTTTCGAGGAGATGTTCCAGGAGGTGCTCTCGGGCCTGAGCCACATCGTGCGCGCGGTGGAGCGCCACGACGCCAGCCTGGCCTTCCGCATCTGCCAGTGCGAGTTCAACCTGGACAACTTGCACCAGGAGCGCTTCGCCAGGGTGCTGAGCGAGCTGCGCGACGGCGGCGAGCCCGGCGACCTGGTCACCGCCCTGTTCATCTCCAACTACCTGGAGCGCATGGGCGACAGCCTGTTGAACATCGGCGAGGCCATCCTGTTCTCGGTGATGGGCGAGAAGATGAAGATTCATCAGTACCGCGCCCTCACCGACGGCCTGGGGGCCAGCGGGGAAAAGCCGCCCATCTCCCAGGTGGAGTTCGAGTCCATCTGGGGCACCCGCTCTGGCTGCCGCATCGGCGTGACCCGCAAGCCCAGCGAGGAAGCGGCCCGGCCGGTGCTGTTCAAGCACGGCAACCTGGCCAAGCTATCCAGCGAGAAGGAGAACACCGAGCGCTGGGACAAGATCATCCCCGGCCTGCCCCCCAAGATATGGGAGTTCCAGCCCGACGGCGAGGGCAACGCCTCGGTGCTCATGGAGTACCTCACCGGCTGCACCTTGCAGGACATGGTGCTCAACGCCCAGGAGGAAGACCTGGGCAACGCTCTGTTCCTTTTGGAGGAGACCCTGGGTCACGCCTGGAGCGTGACCCGCAAGCCGGAGCCGGTGTCCGCCGACTTCGTGGGCCAACTGAGACGCCGCCAGGACGCGGTGTTTCGCATGCACCCGGAGCTAGACACCGGGCAGCTGGGCATCGGGGATTTGCCCCTGCACTCCTTCGGCAGCCGGCTGGGCATGTTGGAAGAGGCCACCGAAGGCCTGATCGCGCCCTTTTCGGTGCTCATTCACGGCGATTTGAATTTGAACAACATCATCTACAGCGGCGACCAGGAGCGCATTCACTTCATCGACCTGCACCGCTCCCGGGAGACCGACTACGCGCAAGACGTGTCGGTGTTTTTGGTCTCCAATTTCCGGCTGCCGGTTTTCCAGCGCGAAATGCGCGCCCGGGTGGAGGCCGCCATCGAAGCCTTCTTGCGCTTCGCCCGCAAGTTCGCCCAGCTCACCGGCGACGAGACCTTCCAGGCCCGCCTGACCCTGGGCCTGGCCCGCAGCCTGTTCAGCTCCACCCGCTTCGAGATGAACCGCCGTTTCGCGCGGGACATGTTCCTGCGCTCGGTATACTTGATGGAAAAGCTCTTGCAGCACCAAGGGCAACCCTGGGCCGAGTTCCGCTACCCGGAAAAGGCCCTGATCTACTAA
- a CDS encoding amphi-Trp domain-containing protein, protein MSEQMGRFKHQSMQDPQSIVRYLAALKDGFQSGALVFSTNGKRLVLKPQGLVNLEVEAKRKGEGIKLTLKFRWNEEEPATEEGGQPLLIETYQSK, encoded by the coding sequence ATGTCCGAGCAGATGGGGCGATTCAAGCACCAGTCCATGCAGGACCCGCAGTCCATCGTCCGCTACCTCGCCGCGCTGAAAGACGGCTTCCAAAGCGGGGCCCTGGTCTTTTCCACCAACGGCAAGCGCCTGGTGCTCAAGCCCCAGGGCCTGGTGAACCTGGAGGTGGAGGCCAAGCGCAAGGGCGAGGGCATCAAGCTGACCCTCAAATTCCGCTGGAACGAGGAGGAGCCCGCCACCGAAGAGGGCGGGCAGCCTCTGCTCATTGAAACCTATCAAAGCAAGTAG
- a CDS encoding TraR/DksA C4-type zinc finger protein produces the protein MAECQLTPAQVERAIDFHGHWCPGLAIGLRAGEYVVNEMGRAEDEEIVALVETDMCAVDAIQALTGCTFGKGNLKFIDNGKLAFTFYRRSDGSGVRLVFDAGRLGGPESEFTKLNQQLAQGVISPEDKKRLMALREERSSDIMDAPLGELFEVKEPMVPMPHQARLLASLKCEECGEAVMESRTRRLEGRTLCIPCYEGKG, from the coding sequence ATGGCTGAATGCCAACTGACCCCCGCGCAGGTAGAACGCGCCATCGACTTCCACGGCCACTGGTGCCCGGGCCTGGCCATCGGCCTTAGGGCCGGCGAGTACGTGGTCAACGAGATGGGCCGCGCCGAGGACGAGGAGATCGTGGCCCTGGTGGAGACCGACATGTGCGCGGTGGACGCCATCCAGGCGCTCACCGGCTGCACCTTCGGCAAGGGCAACCTCAAGTTCATCGACAACGGCAAGCTGGCCTTCACCTTCTACCGCCGCAGCGACGGTTCCGGGGTGCGCCTGGTCTTCGACGCCGGCCGCCTGGGCGGCCCGGAGTCGGAGTTCACCAAGCTCAACCAGCAACTGGCCCAGGGCGTAATCAGCCCGGAGGACAAGAAGCGCCTCATGGCCCTGCGAGAGGAGCGCAGCAGCGACATCATGGACGCGCCGCTGGGCGAGCTGTTCGAGGTCAAGGAGCCCATGGTGCCCATGCCCCATCAGGCCCGCCTGCTGGCCAGCCTCAAGTGCGAGGAGTGCGGCGAGGCGGTGATGGAGTCGCGCACCCGCCGCCTGGAGGGGCGCACCCTGTGCATCCCCTGCTACGAGGGCAAGGGCTAG
- a CDS encoding methyltransferase domain-containing protein produces the protein MNQDKAEFFDAQVEADWAAIEYGETERPKLARLLASGELGPGQAVLEPGCGTGRLTAELASVVGPGGRLLALDISQGMVDVCRRRVAGMSWVRVERAAVEELPAEPQSYHRVICHQVFPHFDDQPAALERLAWLLKPGGVLLVVHFMPKAFINDTHRKAGTVVERDMLPPDDEMRAMMSAAGLVVETLLDDELGYLVKARRPAPQTAS, from the coding sequence ATGAACCAGGATAAGGCCGAGTTCTTCGACGCCCAGGTGGAGGCCGACTGGGCCGCCATCGAATACGGCGAGACTGAGCGCCCCAAGCTGGCCCGTTTGCTGGCGTCCGGGGAACTGGGTCCGGGCCAGGCGGTGCTGGAGCCGGGCTGCGGCACCGGACGCCTCACCGCCGAGCTGGCCTCGGTGGTGGGGCCGGGCGGCCGCCTGCTGGCTCTGGACATCAGCCAGGGCATGGTGGATGTCTGCCGCCGGCGGGTTGCGGGCATGTCCTGGGTGCGGGTGGAGCGGGCCGCGGTGGAGGAGCTGCCCGCCGAGCCTCAGAGCTACCACCGCGTGATCTGCCACCAGGTCTTCCCCCACTTCGACGACCAACCCGCCGCCCTGGAGCGCCTGGCCTGGCTGCTCAAGCCGGGCGGGGTGCTCCTGGTGGTGCACTTCATGCCCAAGGCCTTTATCAACGACACCCACCGCAAGGCGGGCACCGTGGTGGAGCGGGACATGCTGCCCCCGGACGACGAGATGCGCGCCATGATGAGCGCGGCCGGCCTGGTGGTGGAGACCCTCTTGGACGACGAGTTGGGCTACCTGGTCAAGGCTCGTCGGCCCGCCCCCCAAACGGCCTCATAA